GGCGGGGATTCGGGCGGTTTGGCGTGAGGGATTGGGTGGGCGGCGGAAGGCGCTGGCTGACAGTGTGAATGTGGGTTGGCACCATGAGGCGTTTCGCGGGTATGCGGACTATATGCAGACGGACCACTTTCGGAATGAGATTGAGTGGCTGATGGCGCTGGCGGACTTTGAGCGCGCGGTGGTGATGTGCGCGGAGGCGGTGCCGTGGCGGTGTCATCGGTCGCTGATTGGAGATGCGGTGCTGGCGCGGGGTGGGGTGGTGGAGGATATTTTTGTGCAGCCGGATGGGCGAAGCTCGCGGCGGCCTCATGCGATGACGAAGTTTGCGCGGGTGGATGATGGAAGGGTTTGGTATCCGGGGGATGGGGAGCTGTTTGAGGGATAATGATGCGGGCGAAGAAGGAATCTGCGAAGAAGATGGTGAAGGCGCCGAGGTCGATGCCTGCGGCGGGACGCGATCCGAAGGGTGGGCTGACGGATGTGGGGCGCGAGTACTATCGGCTGCGCGATGGAGCAAATTTGAAGCCGGGAGTGAAGGGGCCGGCGGATACTCCGGAGAAGATGCGGCGGAAGGGGTCGTTTCTGGTGAGGATGTTTACGAATCCGCGTGGGCCGATGGTGAAGAATGGCAAGCCGACGAGGCTGGCGTTGAGCGCGCATGCGTGGGGTGAGCCGGTGCCGAAGACGGTGGATGAGGCGTATGCGCTGGCGGTGGAGGGGCGGAAGCTGCTGGCGCAGTATCGGGCGGTGAAGAAGTTGTAGCGGCTCCGCAGGTTGTCGTGCGGCAAAGACAAAATGCGGGGGTCTCTCCACTTCGCTGCGCTCCGGTCGAGATGACGTGCAGTGGTTGTGCGTAAGGCAATATGCGGGGTCGCGTATGCTTTTGTGATGCGGGTGCGAGTGCTTTATTTTGGCGCGTTGAAGGATGGGTTTGGCCGCGAGGGTGAGTGGCTGGAGCTGGCGGATGGGGCTTCGGTGGCGGACCTGGTGCGGGTTTGCCGGGAGCGACTTGCGGGCGCGGTGTGGGATTCGATTGCGGTGGCGGTGAACCGGGAGTATGCGCAGGGTTCGGTTTTGCTGAAGGATGGGGATGAGGTTGCGCTG
This is a stretch of genomic DNA from Edaphobacter acidisoli. It encodes these proteins:
- a CDS encoding DUF488 domain-containing protein, whose product is MMTIGHSTLTIEAFLGALRENGVSTLVDVRRFPGSRRYPQFGQVRLFASLEAAGIRAVWREGLGGRRKALADSVNVGWHHEAFRGYADYMQTDHFRNEIEWLMALADFERAVVMCAEAVPWRCHRSLIGDAVLARGGVVEDIFVQPDGRSSRRPHAMTKFARVDDGRVWYPGDGELFEG
- a CDS encoding DUF6321 domain-containing protein, with the protein product MRAKKESAKKMVKAPRSMPAAGRDPKGGLTDVGREYYRLRDGANLKPGVKGPADTPEKMRRKGSFLVRMFTNPRGPMVKNGKPTRLALSAHAWGEPVPKTVDEAYALAVEGRKLLAQYRAVKKL
- a CDS encoding MoaD/ThiS family protein, which produces MRKAICGVAYAFVMRVRVLYFGALKDGFGREGEWLELADGASVADLVRVCRERLAGAVWDSIAVAVNREYAQGSVLLKDGDEVALLPPVSGGLPPETCSPGQKKYWGSSPSLRSGSE